A window of the Henckelia pumila isolate YLH828 chromosome 3, ASM3356847v2, whole genome shotgun sequence genome harbors these coding sequences:
- the LOC140892345 gene encoding glucan endo-1,3-beta-glucosidase 11 — protein sequence MEKFLGRNVMLHILLGSFLLTLSEVESLGINYGQVGNNLPPPEKVLELLRSLSVTKARIYDTNPLILTSFANSNVELIVTVENDMLATLVDQNQAFQWVYTHIRPYFPATRITGIAVGNELFSGGDTALLSYLVPAMVSIHLALVRLGLDKFIKVSTPNSLAVLQESFPPSAGCFRAELGGIMPQVLQFLAATKAPFWINAYPYFAYKDDPSNVSLDYVLFNPNPGMIDPNTKLRYDNMLYAQVDAVIFALSRMGYGGIEVGVAETGWPSRGDSTEIGATLENAAIYNRNLFQRQSENEGSPLRPETKLEIYVFALFNEDLKPGLTSERNYGLFQPDGTMAYSVGLPSLSQTSTSSASISLTSDSNFQVKHRTYESLLCITFLHLLVYQVLTRRHN from the exons atgGAAAAGTTTCTTGGTAGGAATGTCATGTTACATATTCTTCTTGGATCATTCTTGCTTACTTTATCAG AAGTAGAATCTCTGGGAATTAACTATGGTCAAGTGGGGAACAATTTGCCGCCTCCGGAGAAAGTTCTGGAGTTGCTTCGGTCGCTTAGTGTAACCAAGGCAAGAATCTACGACACAAACCCACTGATTTTGACATCATTTGCCAACTCCAACGTGGAATTGATCGTTACAGTGGAAAACGACATGCTCGCCACGTTGGTGGACCAAAACCAGGCCTTTCAGTGGGTATACACCCACATCAGGCCCTATTTTCCGGCCACGAGAATAACCGGTATCGCCGTCGGGAACGAGCTTTTCTCCGGCGGCGACACCGCTCTCTTGTCGTACCTCGTGCCGGCGATGGTGAGCATCCACTTGGCTCTGGTTCGACTCGGGCTCGATAAGTTCATCAAGGTCTCGACCCCCAATTCCTTGGCGGTTCTCCAGGAGTCGTTCCCGCCTTCCGCCGGGTGTTTCCGGGCCGAGCTCGGCGGAATAATGCCGCAAGTCTTGCAGTTCCTGGCCGCCACGAAAGCCCCGTTTTGGATCAACGCGTACCCGTATTTCGCCTACAAAGACGACCCGAGCAACGTCTCTTTAGACTACGTGCTTTTCAACCCGAACCCGGGTATGATCGACCCGAACACGAAGCTCCGATACGACAACATGTTGTACGCTCAGGTGGACGCGGTGATATTCGCGCTGTCCCGCATGGGGTACGGCGGAATAGAAGTCGGGGTGGCGGAAACGGGATGGCCTTCGAGAGGGGACTCGACGGAAATCGGAGCCACGCTCGAAAACGCGGCCATATATAACCGGAACTTGTTCCAGCGGCAATCGGAAAACGAAGGGTCTCCGTTGCGGCCCGAGACAAAACTAGAGATTTACGTGTTTGCTTTGTTTAACGAGGATCTGAAACCGGGCCTGACTTCGGAAAGGAACTACGGCTTGTTTCAGCCCGATGGAACAATGGCGTACAGCGTCGGGCTTCCTTCATTGTCTCAGACTAGTACTTCATCTGCATCTATTTCCTTAACCTCCGATTCCAATTTCCAg GTGAAACACAGGACATACGAGAGCTTATTGTGTATTACATTCCTACATTTGCTGGTCTATCAAGTTCTTACGAGAAGACACAACTGA
- the LOC140891100 gene encoding gibberellin 2-beta-dioxygenase 2-like, with translation MVAAAALSQLQLVDDDLSQMKTTCKPIINSTGIIPVVDLLKPDAKTVMVEACKEFGFFKVINHGISMEFLSKLEDEAVGFFNLSQSEKEKWGPANPFGYGNKKIGCNGDVGWVEYLLFCTNPNAAQLFPAGISQTLRRLVEEYVSRVKNMACEVLEMIADELQIQPRDCLSNLIRDETSSDSSFRLNHYPPCPQPLVGFGEHTDPQIISVVRSNNTSGLQICLRDGTWAPVPSDHTSFFFNVGDSLQVMSNGKFRSVKHRVMVAAAAADDDELKMKSRVSMIYFGGPNPNKKIEPLTCLMEEGEESLYREFTWSEYKNSAYKTRLGDNRLKAFEK, from the exons ATGGTAGCAGCTGCAGCTTTATCACAATTACAGCTTGTTGATGACGATCTCTCCCAGATGAAAACTACATGCAAGCCCATAATTAATTCCACCGGGATTATTCCAGTGGTGGACTTGTTGAAACCAGATGCGAAAACCGTGATGGTGGAGGCTTGTAAAGAGTTTGGGTTCTTTAAAGTCATCAATCACGGGATTTCCATGGAGTTTCTGTCCAAATTAGAAGACGAAGCTGTTGGGTTTTTCAATTTATCCCAGTCTGAGAAGGAGAAGTGGGGCCCTGCTAACCCTTTTGGCTACGGTAACAAGAAGATCGGCTGCAATGGAGACGTGGGCTGGGTCGAATATCTCCTCTTTTGCACCAATCCAAACGCCGCCCAGCTTTTCCCCGCCGGGATTTCACAAACTCTGCG GAGGCTGGTGGAGGAGTATGTGAGCAGAGTGAAGAACATGGCGTGTGAAGTTCTTGAAATGATAGCCGATGAGTTACAGATTCAGCCACGAGACTGTTTGAGTAATCTCATCAGAGACGAGACATCGAGTGATTCTTCCTTCAGGCTGAATCACTACCCGCCATGTCCCCAACCACTCGTCGGATTCGGAGAACACACAGACCCACAAATCATCTCCGTCGTGAGATCTAACAACACATCAGGCCTCCAAATCTGTCTCCGAGACGGCACTTGGGCTCCTGTCCCATCAGACCACACCTCCTTCTTCTTCAATGTCGGCGATTCCTTACAG GTGATGAGTAATGGGAAGTTTAGGAGTGTGAAGCACAGAGTAAtggtggcggcggcggcggccgaTGATgatgagttgaaaatgaaatcacgAGTGTCGATGATATACTTCGGGGGCCCGAATCCGAACAAAAAGATCGAACCTTTGACATGTTTAATGGAAGAAGGGGAAGAGAGTTTGTACAGAGAATTCACATGGTCCGAGTACAAGAACTCAGCTTACAAGACAAGATTGGGTGACAATAGGCTCAAGGCTTTCGAGAAATAG